A section of the Mycolicibacterium anyangense genome encodes:
- a CDS encoding 3-oxoacyl-ACP synthase III family protein: MTVSLIDIATYLPEKRLPAAWFTQFSGDDDLRDNPMFRPPDFRHHAAADESNVDMIERAVAVLVQRHGPQVLDEVDVLLTHSQLPDLPILGAGGEVAHRLGINPEWIIDVHNGGCAAFVLMLKLARQLLDGGAGRTALIAVAQNAGGTIFEQEQVRAKAQASVPGDGAAVGLVTRSDTAPVLDIECRYYGENATDMTLATDPPRRWWAAGPGEGYVGFNEGKIIKVLARGNRQVPQVVRAVCDRIGVKPADLDMLVTNQPNRLLLRNWNEALGIDPDHHRDTFHDCGNLFAVGIPVNFDAAVRDGQVTPGDIVMMAGFAHAGDFAGAAAVRWGGRPT, from the coding sequence ATGACCGTCAGCCTGATCGACATCGCCACCTATCTGCCCGAAAAGCGGCTGCCCGCAGCGTGGTTCACCCAGTTCAGTGGCGACGACGATCTCCGCGACAACCCGATGTTCCGCCCGCCCGACTTCCGCCACCACGCCGCCGCCGACGAATCCAACGTCGACATGATCGAGCGTGCCGTCGCGGTGCTCGTGCAGCGCCACGGGCCGCAGGTGCTCGACGAGGTCGACGTGCTGCTCACCCATTCCCAACTGCCCGACCTGCCGATCCTCGGTGCCGGCGGCGAAGTCGCCCACCGGCTGGGGATCAACCCGGAGTGGATCATCGACGTGCACAACGGTGGCTGCGCGGCATTTGTGTTGATGCTCAAGCTCGCTCGCCAACTCCTCGACGGCGGCGCCGGCCGCACGGCGCTGATCGCCGTCGCGCAGAACGCCGGCGGCACCATCTTCGAACAAGAGCAGGTGCGCGCCAAGGCCCAGGCCTCGGTGCCCGGTGACGGCGCGGCCGTCGGGCTGGTCACCCGCTCGGACACCGCACCGGTGCTCGACATCGAATGTCGTTACTACGGCGAGAACGCCACCGACATGACGCTGGCCACCGACCCGCCGCGGCGGTGGTGGGCTGCCGGGCCCGGGGAGGGCTATGTCGGGTTCAACGAGGGCAAGATCATCAAGGTGCTGGCCCGCGGCAACCGGCAGGTGCCCCAGGTGGTGCGTGCGGTGTGCGATCGCATCGGCGTCAAGCCCGCCGACCTGGACATGCTGGTCACCAATCAGCCCAACCGGCTGCTGCTGCGCAACTGGAACGAGGCCCTGGGCATCGACCCCGACCACCACCGCGACACCTTCCACGACTGCGGCAACCTGTTCGCCGTCGGCATCCCGGTGAACTTCGACGCCGCCGTCCGCGACGGCCAGGTCACGCCCGGCGACATCGTCATGATGGCCGGATTCGCCCACGCCGGAGACTTCGCCGGCGCTGCCGCCGTGCGCTGGGGCGGACGCCCGACATGA
- a CDS encoding methyltransferase, producing MPKPVPPAPLARVIEWIRHYLLRLHQRLVPAPMSMMELIVSGWPAQAITTAAQLGIADALADGPLHLDELAARLHVDADALGRLLRALIGRGIFRRRRDGRYALNSLAATLRTDAPISLKGAALFQGSQEQRERWTLLADSVRTGQSIVPALRGKDGFDYLDDIPQHAELFNQTMTALAQMTHAVVVGSYDFSPYRTIVDVGGGQGALLAAVLASAPRSHGILYDLPQVVADAPKVMRDRAIAERIGVHGGSFFDSVPAGGDAYLLKNIIHDWPDGKALQILRNVRAAARPGAAVLLVEMVTHDNGKDGPQNWVDLEMLLNLGSRERSAEEYRNLLSRAGFRMTRVVPTASPLSVVEAVAVAGADGAG from the coding sequence ATGCCGAAGCCCGTGCCGCCCGCACCACTGGCCCGCGTGATCGAGTGGATCCGCCACTACCTGTTGCGCCTGCACCAACGGCTGGTTCCCGCGCCGATGTCGATGATGGAGCTCATCGTCTCGGGGTGGCCGGCCCAGGCCATCACCACCGCCGCCCAGCTCGGCATCGCCGACGCACTGGCCGACGGACCGCTGCACCTCGACGAATTGGCCGCACGCCTCCACGTCGACGCCGACGCTCTGGGCAGGCTGTTACGTGCCCTGATCGGCCGGGGCATCTTCCGGCGCCGCCGCGACGGCCGCTACGCACTGAATTCCCTGGCCGCCACGCTGCGAACCGACGCGCCGATCTCGCTGAAGGGCGCCGCGCTGTTCCAGGGCTCCCAGGAACAGCGGGAACGGTGGACCCTGCTGGCCGACTCGGTGCGCACGGGTCAATCGATCGTGCCGGCGTTGCGGGGTAAGGACGGCTTCGACTACCTCGATGACATCCCCCAGCATGCCGAGCTGTTCAACCAGACGATGACGGCCCTGGCCCAGATGACGCACGCCGTGGTCGTGGGCAGCTACGACTTCAGCCCCTACCGCACCATCGTCGACGTCGGTGGCGGTCAGGGTGCGCTGCTGGCAGCGGTCCTGGCATCGGCGCCCCGCTCCCACGGCATCCTCTACGATCTGCCGCAAGTCGTGGCTGACGCACCGAAAGTGATGCGCGACAGGGCGATCGCCGAGCGGATCGGCGTGCACGGCGGATCCTTCTTCGACAGCGTGCCCGCCGGCGGTGACGCCTACCTGCTCAAGAACATCATCCACGACTGGCCAGACGGTAAGGCGCTGCAGATTCTGCGCAACGTCCGCGCCGCCGCCCGCCCCGGCGCTGCGGTACTGCTGGTTGAGATGGTGACCCACGACAACGGCAAGGACGGCCCACAGAACTGGGTGGATCTTGAGATGCTGCTCAACCTCGGATCCCGGGAGCGCTCTGCCGAGGAGTACCGGAACCTGTTGAGCCGGGCCGGGTTCCGGATGACGCGAGTGGTTCCGACGGCCTCACCCCTGAGCGTGGTCGAAGCCGTGGCGGTGGCTGGCGCCGACGGCGCCGGCTGA
- a CDS encoding AMP-binding protein — protein MSAAAVPAFGTLTEMLDAAADSDKNLIFVGRDESDHPVALRQIRSRAYQIAGGLRDRGVAPGDRVALVLPTGPDFVASFFAVMVAGGIPVPLYPPVRLAKLDEYRQRTAAMLLAVQAVLVITDARIRPALDAAVTDAAPRLGCVLADDIHGDAAPASTAAAGDIALIQFSSGTTHDPKPVALTHANLLHNLAAIADYFAGAGINEVIGVTWLPLYHDMGLIGNLLSAFYLRCTLVLLPPELFLAIPSAWLRAISRHRGNVTAAPNFAFGLCRKRIRDDELDGVDLTSWALCLNGAELVNAEVAQQFSQRFAAWGFQSTAMTPVYGLAEASLAVTFRPPHAPVRTCGGVLSVGRPLAGVQVEIRDADSRPLPPGQVGRIVVRAPSVMPGYFGRPELTAQALSDGWLDCGDLGFLDGGELFVTGRSKDTIVIRGANHAPQDFETALDGLAGVRTGCAVAVGYQDAGAEALAILAEVTPEATDDLAADIAARVLARTGIAVSHVELVEPGALPRTSSGKMRRLAARDQWLTGTLPSAQLPGRTPC, from the coding sequence GTGAGCGCCGCGGCGGTGCCGGCATTCGGCACCCTCACCGAGATGCTCGACGCCGCCGCGGACAGCGACAAGAACCTGATCTTCGTCGGCCGCGACGAATCCGATCACCCCGTCGCACTGCGCCAGATCCGCAGCCGCGCTTACCAGATCGCCGGCGGTCTGCGGGACCGCGGAGTGGCGCCGGGCGACCGGGTGGCCCTGGTGCTGCCCACCGGTCCAGACTTCGTCGCGTCGTTCTTCGCGGTGATGGTGGCCGGTGGAATCCCGGTGCCGCTGTACCCGCCGGTGCGGCTGGCCAAGCTCGACGAATATCGGCAGCGCACCGCGGCGATGCTGCTGGCGGTGCAGGCCGTCCTGGTGATCACCGACGCCCGGATTCGCCCCGCCCTCGATGCTGCGGTCACCGATGCCGCGCCCCGGCTGGGCTGCGTGCTGGCCGACGACATCCACGGTGACGCCGCGCCCGCCAGCACCGCAGCCGCGGGTGACATCGCCCTGATCCAATTCTCCTCCGGCACCACCCACGACCCCAAACCGGTGGCCCTCACCCACGCGAACCTGCTGCACAACCTCGCCGCGATCGCCGACTACTTTGCCGGAGCTGGGATCAATGAGGTCATCGGCGTCACCTGGCTGCCGCTCTACCACGACATGGGGTTGATCGGAAACCTGTTGTCCGCGTTCTACCTTCGCTGCACCCTGGTGCTACTGCCGCCGGAGCTGTTCCTGGCGATCCCGTCGGCATGGCTGCGGGCCATCTCCCGGCACCGCGGCAACGTCACCGCCGCCCCTAACTTCGCCTTCGGGCTGTGCCGCAAGCGCATCCGCGACGACGAACTTGACGGTGTCGACCTGACTTCCTGGGCGCTGTGCCTCAACGGTGCCGAGCTGGTCAACGCCGAGGTGGCCCAACAGTTCTCGCAACGGTTCGCCGCCTGGGGATTTCAGAGCACGGCCATGACCCCGGTCTACGGCTTGGCCGAGGCCTCGCTGGCCGTTACGTTCCGGCCGCCGCACGCACCCGTGCGCACCTGCGGCGGGGTGCTCAGTGTGGGCCGCCCCCTGGCCGGGGTGCAGGTCGAGATCCGCGACGCCGACTCCCGGCCGCTGCCGCCGGGGCAGGTGGGCCGCATCGTGGTGCGCGCCCCCAGCGTGATGCCGGGCTATTTCGGCCGTCCCGAGCTCACCGCCCAGGCGCTGTCCGACGGCTGGCTCGATTGCGGTGACCTCGGATTCCTCGACGGCGGAGAGCTGTTCGTCACCGGCCGCAGCAAGGACACCATCGTCATCCGCGGCGCCAACCACGCCCCGCAAGACTTCGAAACCGCGCTCGACGGGCTGGCCGGGGTGCGCACCGGCTGCGCGGTGGCCGTCGGCTACCAGGACGCCGGCGCCGAGGCGCTGGCCATCCTCGCCGAAGTCACCCCCGAGGCCACCGACGATCTGGCCGCCGACATCGCCGCGCGCGTCCTGGCCCGCACGGGTATCGCCGTCAGCCATGTCGAACTCGTCGAACCCGGCGCGCTGCCCCGCACGTCCAGCGGCAAGATGCGCCGACTGGCCGCCCGCGACCAGTGGCTGACCGGCACCCTCCCGTCGGCTCAGTTGCCCGGGAGGACACCCTGCTAG
- a CDS encoding ethanolamine ammonia-lyase subunit EutB — translation MYRQQLSGVTYTFDGLVDVMAKATPLRSGDQLAGCAAESDAQRAAAAWVLADLPLQTFLNETVVPYESDEVTRLIIDTHDRQAFAPISHLTVGGFRDWLLDNASRPDAASRMAAISPGVTPEMAAAVSKIMRNQDLIAVASAIEVSAAFRTTIGQRGTLATRLQPNHPTDDPRGVAAAVLDGLLLGCGDAVIGINPATDSPHATADLLQLLDSIRTRFDIPTQSCVLSHITTTIGLIEDGAPVDLVFQSIAGTEGANRAFGVDIAVLREGNEAARSLHRGTVGDNVMYLETGQGSALSSGAHLGTGGKPVDQQTLEVRAYAVARDLQPLLVNTVVGFIGPEYLYDGRQIIRAGLEDHFCGKLLGLPMGVDVCYTNHAEADQNDMDNLLTLLAAAGVAFVITVPGADDIMLGYQSLAFHDVLLTRQTLGLRTAPEFEAWLRSIGMIDETGRLIPFDVTHSPLRELTSARIA, via the coding sequence ATCTACCGCCAACAGCTATCCGGGGTCACCTACACGTTCGACGGCCTGGTCGACGTCATGGCCAAAGCCACGCCGCTGCGATCGGGCGACCAGCTGGCCGGGTGCGCGGCCGAGTCCGATGCGCAGCGCGCCGCCGCCGCCTGGGTGTTGGCCGACCTGCCGCTGCAAACCTTCCTCAACGAGACCGTCGTGCCGTACGAGTCCGACGAGGTCACCCGGCTGATCATCGACACCCATGACCGGCAGGCGTTCGCCCCCATCTCGCACCTGACGGTCGGTGGATTCCGAGACTGGCTGCTGGACAACGCTTCCCGGCCCGACGCCGCATCACGGATGGCGGCCATCAGCCCCGGCGTCACCCCGGAGATGGCCGCAGCGGTCAGCAAGATCATGCGCAACCAGGACCTGATCGCCGTGGCCTCGGCCATCGAGGTCAGTGCGGCATTCCGCACGACGATCGGTCAACGGGGCACGCTGGCCACCCGACTACAGCCGAATCACCCGACCGACGATCCGCGCGGGGTGGCCGCCGCCGTGCTCGACGGGCTGCTGCTGGGCTGCGGGGACGCCGTCATCGGGATCAACCCGGCCACCGACTCCCCGCACGCCACCGCTGATCTGTTGCAGCTGCTCGACTCGATCCGGACCCGGTTCGACATCCCGACCCAGTCCTGCGTCCTATCGCACATCACCACCACCATCGGATTGATCGAGGACGGCGCACCGGTCGATCTGGTGTTCCAGTCGATCGCGGGAACCGAGGGTGCCAATCGCGCCTTCGGTGTCGATATCGCGGTGCTGCGGGAGGGCAATGAGGCAGCGCGCTCGCTGCACCGCGGCACCGTCGGCGACAACGTGATGTACCTGGAGACCGGACAGGGGTCGGCGCTGAGCTCGGGTGCGCATCTGGGCACCGGCGGTAAGCCGGTTGATCAGCAGACGCTGGAGGTTCGCGCGTACGCGGTGGCGCGGGATCTGCAGCCACTGCTGGTCAACACCGTCGTCGGATTCATCGGGCCGGAATACCTCTACGACGGCCGGCAGATCATCCGGGCCGGTCTGGAAGACCACTTCTGCGGCAAGCTGCTGGGACTGCCGATGGGCGTGGACGTCTGCTACACCAATCACGCCGAGGCCGACCAGAACGACATGGACAACCTGCTGACGTTGTTGGCGGCGGCCGGAGTGGCCTTCGTGATCACCGTTCCCGGTGCCGACGACATCATGCTCGGCTACCAGAGTCTGGCCTTCCACGATGTGCTGCTGACCCGCCAGACGCTGGGGCTACGGACGGCCCCGGAGTTCGAGGCGTGGCTGCGCAGCATCGGCATGATCGACGAGACCGGCCGGCTCATCCCGTTCGACGTGACGCACTCCCCGCTGCGGGAGCTGACCTCGGCGCGGATCGCATGA
- a CDS encoding MMPL family transporter, giving the protein MLAALARLSLRAPWRLVVAALLVMVGAAAFGIPVATRLSAGGLTDPGAQSSQASRMLAGTFGQGDMPLLITVAAPAGVNSPAAAAVGTSIVAALHNSPVVATVTSPWTAPRAAAAPLISTDGSIGVIVAGITGGENGAPKNADALINQVVHDRDGVSVRAGGESVLKLQITQQSQKDLTLMEGVALPLSFLILVWVFGGLVAAALPVAVGAVAIFGAMAVLRLISMATDVSIFSLNLAVAMGLALAIDYTLLLLSRYRDECAAGAGPAEALTRTMIAAGRTVLFSAMTVALSMAAMVLFPIYALKSFAYAGVAVVVFAALAAVVVTPAAIVVLGDRLNSLSLRRNPAAPRPVEQSRWYRVAMFAMRNAVPVGLAVVALLVALGAPFTGVKWGVPDDRVLPTSSSAHVVGDQLRTRFAADLATNLTVVMPGGANADQIDRYAADLSTVPEVSAVSGPGGTFVAGRAAGPPSAPAAIANGSAFLTVSSRAPLYSQASDTQLDRLHAVPTPDGRAVLFGGTAQVNRDTAAAIAARLGWVLGIIAGITVVLLFLMTGSVVVPLKALLLNVLSLTAAFGALVWIFQDGNLAALGTTATGTLAISIPVLLFCIAFGLSMDYEVFLVSRIREYWLASGRDHADNDTSLALGLAGTARVITAAALIMAITFAALSGAQVSFLRMLGVGLTLAILADATLVRTLLVPAFMHLMGRLNWWAPTPLVRLHNRIGVREAVPSAAGGQ; this is encoded by the coding sequence CTGCTAGCCGCGCTCGCCCGCCTGTCCCTGCGCGCCCCATGGCGGCTGGTCGTGGCGGCGCTGCTCGTCATGGTCGGCGCCGCCGCGTTCGGAATCCCCGTCGCGACCCGGCTGTCCGCCGGTGGCCTCACCGACCCGGGTGCGCAATCGTCGCAGGCAAGCCGGATGCTGGCCGGCACCTTCGGGCAGGGCGACATGCCGCTGCTCATCACCGTGGCGGCGCCCGCCGGCGTGAATAGCCCGGCCGCCGCGGCGGTGGGCACCAGTATCGTTGCGGCGCTGCATAATTCACCAGTGGTGGCCACGGTGACCTCGCCGTGGACCGCGCCGCGGGCCGCGGCGGCTCCGCTGATCAGCACCGACGGCAGCATCGGGGTGATCGTCGCCGGCATCACCGGGGGTGAGAACGGGGCACCGAAGAACGCCGACGCCCTGATCAACCAGGTGGTCCACGACCGCGACGGGGTGAGCGTGCGGGCCGGCGGCGAGTCGGTACTCAAACTGCAGATCACCCAGCAGAGCCAGAAAGACCTCACCCTCATGGAGGGCGTGGCGCTACCGCTGAGCTTCCTGATCCTGGTCTGGGTGTTCGGCGGTCTGGTCGCTGCGGCGCTGCCGGTCGCCGTGGGCGCCGTCGCCATCTTCGGCGCCATGGCCGTGTTGCGACTGATCAGCATGGCCACCGACGTCTCGATCTTCTCGCTCAACCTCGCCGTCGCGATGGGCCTGGCCCTGGCCATCGACTACACACTGCTGCTGCTGAGCCGCTACCGCGATGAGTGCGCGGCCGGTGCCGGGCCTGCGGAAGCCCTGACGCGCACCATGATCGCCGCGGGCCGCACCGTGCTGTTCTCCGCGATGACGGTGGCGCTGTCCATGGCGGCCATGGTGCTGTTCCCGATCTACGCGCTGAAGTCCTTCGCCTACGCCGGGGTGGCCGTGGTGGTGTTCGCAGCACTGGCCGCCGTCGTCGTCACCCCGGCGGCCATCGTCGTGCTGGGCGACCGGCTGAACTCATTGTCGTTGCGGCGCAACCCCGCGGCCCCGCGCCCGGTCGAGCAGTCCCGCTGGTATCGGGTGGCGATGTTCGCCATGCGCAACGCGGTTCCCGTCGGGCTGGCGGTGGTCGCACTCCTGGTCGCGCTCGGTGCACCGTTCACCGGCGTGAAATGGGGGGTGCCCGATGACCGGGTGCTGCCCACCTCCAGTTCCGCGCACGTGGTGGGTGACCAGTTGCGCACCCGCTTCGCGGCCGACCTGGCAACCAACCTGACGGTGGTAATGCCCGGCGGCGCGAACGCCGACCAGATCGACCGGTATGCAGCGGATCTCTCCACCGTGCCCGAGGTATCGGCGGTCTCCGGTCCGGGCGGTACCTTCGTGGCCGGGCGAGCGGCAGGACCGCCGTCGGCACCCGCTGCGATCGCGAACGGCAGCGCGTTCCTGACCGTCAGCAGCCGCGCCCCGCTGTACTCGCAGGCCTCCGACACCCAACTCGACCGGCTGCACGCCGTCCCCACACCCGACGGTCGCGCCGTGCTGTTCGGCGGCACCGCTCAGGTCAACCGGGACACCGCGGCCGCCATCGCGGCCCGGCTCGGCTGGGTGCTGGGCATCATCGCCGGTATCACCGTCGTGCTGCTGTTCCTGATGACCGGTAGCGTGGTGGTGCCGCTGAAAGCGTTGCTGCTCAACGTGTTGTCGCTGACGGCGGCCTTCGGCGCACTGGTCTGGATCTTCCAGGACGGCAATCTCGCAGCACTGGGCACCACGGCCACCGGAACGCTGGCCATCAGCATTCCGGTGCTGCTGTTCTGCATCGCCTTCGGGCTGTCAATGGACTATGAGGTGTTCCTGGTGTCCCGCATCCGCGAATACTGGCTGGCCAGCGGACGCGACCACGCCGACAACGACACCAGCCTGGCGTTGGGTCTGGCCGGCACGGCCCGGGTGATCACCGCGGCCGCGCTCATCATGGCGATCACTTTCGCCGCGCTGTCCGGTGCCCAGGTGTCCTTCCTGCGCATGCTGGGCGTCGGCTTGACGCTGGCCATCCTCGCCGATGCCACCCTGGTGCGGACCCTGCTGGTCCCGGCGTTCATGCACCTGATGGGCCGGCTGAACTGGTGGGCCCCTACACCCTTGGTGCGCCTGCACAATCGGATCGGCGTCCGGGAAGCCGTCCCGAGCGCCGCCGGCGGACAGTGA
- a CDS encoding thiamine pyrophosphate-binding protein — MPVGPDQSDAEARRLRVVDYIVAHLARRGIHHVFGVDGANIEDLYDAAHADPQLTAIVAKHEFSAAAMADAYSRTGPSVGVVAATSGGGALNTVPGLGESLASRVPVLALIGQAPAADDGQGPFQDTSGANGTLDATALFAAVSVSCRRITTPDDIVTALPAALEAATRLRGPAVLLLPKDIQQARIDAPAEEHDPASRPHPVDLCAVIELLRGIDGPVIIVAGDQVARDDARVELAELQAALNADIVTEPDAKDTATTALGVAGVMGHPSVSAALADSAACLLIGSRLPLMARRGLDATLAGTPIASLGAAPPYLPATHVHTDDLKTALPQLAAALTGRPRPPRTATELQTPHHRGPGVRYRDAMSALDAALPPGTDIAVDAGNIGAAAIHWLPARPDGRFLVALGMGGMGYSFGAGIGMACARRRRTVVIAGDGSFYMHGMEIHTAIEHRLPVTFILFDNQAHAMCVTREQMFYGGQYSFNRFGPSRLGAGLAAMFPTLPATDVTDVGELGAAVTAALLTDGPSVIAVQCSADEIPPFTAFLAANPKDNP, encoded by the coding sequence ATGCCGGTCGGGCCTGATCAGAGCGACGCGGAGGCCCGACGCCTGCGTGTCGTCGACTACATCGTCGCCCACCTCGCGCGCCGCGGCATTCACCACGTGTTCGGCGTCGACGGCGCCAATATCGAGGATCTCTACGACGCCGCCCATGCTGACCCGCAGCTGACCGCCATCGTCGCCAAGCACGAGTTCTCCGCCGCCGCCATGGCCGACGCCTACAGCCGCACCGGACCCAGCGTCGGTGTCGTGGCCGCCACCTCCGGTGGCGGCGCTCTGAACACCGTGCCGGGCCTGGGGGAGTCGCTGGCCAGCCGCGTCCCGGTGCTCGCCCTCATCGGGCAGGCCCCCGCGGCCGACGACGGCCAGGGCCCCTTCCAGGACACCAGCGGCGCCAACGGCACCCTGGACGCCACCGCCCTGTTCGCCGCGGTATCGGTCTCCTGCCGGCGGATCACCACCCCCGACGACATCGTCACCGCGCTTCCCGCAGCACTGGAGGCCGCAACCCGACTGCGCGGCCCCGCAGTCCTGTTGCTGCCCAAGGACATCCAGCAGGCCCGCATCGACGCACCGGCCGAGGAACACGACCCCGCCTCGCGACCACACCCCGTCGACCTCTGCGCCGTCATCGAACTGCTGCGCGGCATCGACGGGCCGGTCATCATCGTCGCCGGCGACCAGGTCGCCCGCGACGACGCCCGCGTCGAACTCGCGGAACTCCAGGCGGCACTGAACGCCGACATCGTCACCGAACCCGACGCCAAGGACACCGCCACGACGGCTCTCGGGGTGGCCGGGGTGATGGGCCACCCATCGGTCTCCGCGGCGCTCGCCGACAGCGCCGCCTGCCTGCTGATCGGCAGCCGGCTTCCGTTGATGGCGCGCCGCGGACTGGACGCCACCCTGGCCGGCACGCCGATCGCCTCGCTCGGCGCCGCCCCGCCCTACCTGCCCGCCACCCACGTCCACACCGACGACCTCAAGACCGCGCTGCCCCAGCTGGCCGCGGCCCTCACCGGCAGGCCGCGGCCACCGCGCACTGCCACCGAACTGCAGACCCCCCACCACCGCGGCCCCGGTGTGCGCTACCGGGATGCCATGTCCGCACTCGACGCCGCCCTGCCGCCGGGCACCGACATCGCCGTCGACGCCGGCAATATCGGGGCCGCCGCCATCCACTGGCTGCCCGCCCGGCCGGACGGCCGATTCCTGGTGGCCCTCGGCATGGGCGGTATGGGCTACAGCTTCGGCGCCGGTATCGGGATGGCGTGCGCCCGGCGGCGCCGCACCGTCGTCATCGCCGGCGACGGCTCGTTCTACATGCACGGCATGGAGATCCACACCGCCATCGAGCACCGGCTGCCGGTGACGTTCATCCTCTTCGACAACCAGGCCCACGCCATGTGCGTCACCCGCGAGCAGATGTTCTACGGTGGGCAGTACAGCTTCAACCGGTTCGGCCCCAGCCGGCTGGGTGCCGGGCTGGCCGCCATGTTCCCCACCTTGCCGGCCACCGACGTCACCGATGTCGGCGAACTCGGCGCCGCCGTCACCGCCGCACTGCTGACCGACGGCCCCTCCGTGATCGCCGTGCAGTGCTCGGCCGACGAAATACCGCCCTTCACAGCCTTTCTGGCAGCCAACCCGAAGGACAATCCATGA
- the eutC gene encoding ethanolamine ammonia-lyase subunit EutC yields the protein MSADELARREFWAGLREVTQARIGLGRAGNALPTRDVLELSAAHAAARDAVHVPLDVPRLAADVGALGIGAPAVVTSQASTRGEYLRRPDLGRLPADLSAVPGAPADIGVVLADGLSPTALMHHGALLLEALIAELGSAYTLAAPVIATQARVALGDHIAMRGQYTTLLVIIGERPGLSVADSLGIYLTHRPRPGCSDADRNCISNIHPPDGLGYRDAARIAASLVAGARALGRSGVDLKDTSRGGALEAGAGPAPEIR from the coding sequence ATGAGTGCCGACGAGCTGGCCCGCCGGGAATTCTGGGCCGGGCTGCGGGAAGTGACGCAGGCGCGAATCGGCTTGGGGCGGGCGGGAAATGCGCTGCCGACACGCGATGTGCTCGAGTTGTCCGCCGCGCATGCGGCGGCCCGCGATGCGGTGCACGTGCCCCTGGATGTTCCGCGGCTGGCCGCTGACGTCGGCGCACTCGGGATCGGCGCGCCGGCCGTGGTCACCAGCCAGGCCTCGACGCGGGGCGAGTACCTGCGCCGGCCCGATCTCGGCCGGTTGCCCGCCGATCTGTCGGCGGTTCCGGGCGCGCCGGCCGACATCGGTGTGGTGCTGGCCGACGGGCTGTCACCGACAGCGCTGATGCATCACGGGGCGTTGCTGCTGGAGGCGTTGATCGCCGAGTTGGGTTCTGCGTACACGCTGGCGGCGCCGGTGATCGCGACGCAGGCGCGGGTGGCGCTGGGCGACCACATCGCGATGCGGGGGCAGTACACGACGCTGCTGGTGATCATCGGAGAGCGACCCGGTTTGAGCGTCGCCGACAGTCTGGGCATCTACCTCACGCACCGGCCGCGTCCGGGCTGCAGCGACGCCGACCGCAACTGCATCTCCAACATCCATCCGCCCGACGGGCTGGGATACCGGGATGCCGCCCGGATTGCGGCGAGCCTGGTGGCCGGAGCGCGGGCACTGGGCCGCTCGGGTGTCGATCTGAAGGACACCTCGCGTGGTGGCGCGCTCGAAGCCGGGGCGGGCCCGGCGCCGGAAATCCGTTAG
- a CDS encoding SRPBCC family protein: protein MTLPALEDIDEPLPGLMRIETSPREKATPILMEMIHAVYPHDEVFGEYCTVNDYVDCPPDELFDYLSDTRSLEEWTYSLRGFTETGEPGLWVAYDRLGNETEIYTRTVANHEARTVDYHCAWDQGKHLWMVYLMRVIDAQVVFNKPGSVVLWTNCHHPFYDKNPYPDTAPPQRPVWVGDFWEMFGAGHLLELKNLKAIAEYRHRNGLPVTPDWMRGR, encoded by the coding sequence ATGACCCTACCCGCCCTCGAGGACATCGACGAACCTCTCCCCGGACTGATGCGGATCGAGACCTCGCCCCGGGAGAAGGCCACCCCGATCCTGATGGAGATGATCCACGCCGTCTACCCGCACGACGAGGTGTTCGGCGAGTACTGCACGGTCAACGACTACGTCGACTGCCCACCCGACGAACTGTTCGACTACCTGTCGGACACCAGGTCCTTGGAGGAGTGGACCTACAGCCTGCGCGGCTTCACCGAAACCGGCGAACCCGGCCTGTGGGTGGCCTACGACCGGCTGGGCAACGAGACCGAGATCTACACCCGCACCGTGGCCAACCACGAGGCCCGCACCGTCGACTACCACTGCGCCTGGGACCAGGGCAAGCACCTGTGGATGGTCTACCTGATGCGGGTCATCGACGCCCAAGTGGTGTTCAACAAACCGGGTTCGGTGGTGTTGTGGACCAACTGCCACCATCCGTTCTACGACAAGAACCCCTATCCCGACACCGCGCCGCCGCAGCGCCCGGTGTGGGTCGGTGACTTCTGGGAGATGTTCGGCGCCGGGCATCTGCTGGAGCTGAAGAACCTCAAGGCCATAGCCGAATACCGGCACCGCAACGGCCTGCCCGTCACCCCCGACTGGATGCGCGGCCGATGA
- a CDS encoding acyl carrier protein → MTLPNGEPATLAAVTREIVDLVRAEAGDVDLGPESGLRDAGMDSAHILSLVFRIEARYDIDLDAQDGDELATIGDLAALVLRRIEDRT, encoded by the coding sequence ATGACCCTGCCGAACGGAGAGCCCGCCACCCTGGCCGCCGTCACCCGGGAGATCGTCGACTTGGTGCGTGCCGAGGCCGGCGACGTCGACCTCGGTCCGGAGTCCGGATTGCGTGACGCCGGAATGGATTCCGCGCACATCCTGTCGCTGGTGTTCCGCATCGAGGCGCGCTACGACATCGACCTCGACGCCCAGGACGGTGACGAGCTGGCCACCATCGGCGACCTCGCCGCGCTGGTGTTGCGCCGTATCGAGGACCGCACGTGA